A genomic segment from Poecilia reticulata strain Guanapo linkage group LG3, Guppy_female_1.0+MT, whole genome shotgun sequence encodes:
- the aph1b gene encoding gamma-secretase subunit Aph-1b: MTAAVFFGCTFIAFGPAVSLFLFTIAREPLRVIFLIAGAFFWLVSLLLASLVWFISVQISNKESASQQKGLLIFGVVLSVLLQETFRFAYYKLLKKANEGLLALSQEETMPISIRQLAYVSGLGFGFMSGAFSVVNILADSVGPGTVGIHGDSQHYFLSSAFMTMAIILLHMFWGVIFFDGCEKQRWLAVAAVVASHLLVSSLTFQNPQYVSSLVPTYIVMFFMGIWAFYTAGGSLRNLKLCLTCKDKDFLLANHRPR; encoded by the exons ATGACGGCAGCGGTGTTTTTCGGCTGCACATTCATCGCCTTCGGCCCAGCCGTCTCCCTGTTCCTGTTCACCATCGCCCGGGAGCCGCTGAGGGTCATTTTCCTCATAGCAGG GGCATTCTTCTGGCTGGTGTCGCTGCTGCTGGCCTCCCTGGTGTGGTTCATCTCGGTTCAGATCAGCAACAAGGAGAGCGCGTCGCAGCAGAAGGGTCTGCTCATCTTCGGTGTGGTGCTGTCCGTCCTGCTGCAGGAAACTTTCCGCTTCGCCTACTACAAACTGCTCAA gaaaGCAAATGAAGGCCTTCTTGCTTTGAGTCAAGAGGAAACGATGCCAATTTCTATACGACAGCTCGCCTACG TGTCCGGCCTCGGCTTCGGCTTTATGAGCGGAGCGTTCTCTGTGGTCAACATCCTGGCCGACTCTGTGGGTCCAGGCACTGTGGGCATCCACGGCGACTCTCAgcactacttcctgtcatcag CCTTCATGACCATGGCCATCATCCTGCTTCACATGTTCTGGGGCGTCATCTTCTTCGACGGCTGTGAGAAGCAGCGCTGGTTAGCCGTAGCTGCAGTCGTCGCCAGTCACCTCCTGGTTTCCTCCTTG ACCTTCCAGAACCCGCAGTACGTCTCCAGCCTGGTTCCCACCTACATCGTCATGTTCTTCATGGGCATCTGGGCGTTTTACACCGCAGGCGGCTCCCTGAGGAACCTCAAACTCTGCCTCACCTGCAAAGACAAGGACTTCCTGCTAGCCAACCACCGGCCCAGATAA
- the LOC103462935 gene encoding troponin I, fast skeletal muscle-like isoform X1 codes for MAEKKMPLSRRNHLKSLLLQIGKEMLEEEARQAEEEKMAYMRENCPTFSFPQCTLELQELCRQLHKQIDLVDEERYDMEMKVKKSNKEIDDLKMKVQDLNGRFKKPTLRRVRMSADAMLAALLGSKHKVSLDLRANLKQVKKELKEEEKQTGDWRKKIEDKAGMDGRKKMFEAEA; via the exons ATGGCTGA GAAGAAGATGCCGCTGAGCCGCAGAAATCATCTCAAG AGTCTGCTGCTCCAGATCGGCAAAGAAATGCTGGAGGAGGAGGCCCGGCAGGCCGAGGAGGAGAAAATGGCGTACATGAGGGAGAACTGCCCCACCTTCTCCTTCCCACAATGCACCCTGGAGCTTCAG GAGCTGTGTCGGCAACTTCACAAGCAGATCGATTTGGTGGACGAGGAACGATATGACATGGAGATGAAAGTGAAGAAATCCAACAAAGAg ATCGATGACCTGAAGATGAAGGTCCAGGATCTGAACGGCAGGTTTAAGAAGCCCACTCTGAGGAGGGTGAGGATGTCGGCGGACGCCATGTTGGCTGCCCTGCTGGGCTCCAAACATAAAGTGTCCCTAGACCTGAGAGCCAACCTGAAACAGGTGAAAAAAGAGCTGAAAGAGGAG GAGAAGCAGACAGGCGACTGGAGGAAGAAAATCGAAGATAAAGCCGGGATGGACGGTAGAAAGAAGATGTTTGAGGCAGAGGCTTAA
- the LOC103462935 gene encoding troponin I, fast skeletal muscle-like isoform X2, whose amino-acid sequence MSLLLQIGKEMLEEEARQAEEEKMAYMRENCPTFSFPQCTLELQELCRQLHKQIDLVDEERYDMEMKVKKSNKEIDDLKMKVQDLNGRFKKPTLRRVRMSADAMLAALLGSKHKVSLDLRANLKQVKKELKEEEKQTGDWRKKIEDKAGMDGRKKMFEAEA is encoded by the exons atg AGTCTGCTGCTCCAGATCGGCAAAGAAATGCTGGAGGAGGAGGCCCGGCAGGCCGAGGAGGAGAAAATGGCGTACATGAGGGAGAACTGCCCCACCTTCTCCTTCCCACAATGCACCCTGGAGCTTCAG GAGCTGTGTCGGCAACTTCACAAGCAGATCGATTTGGTGGACGAGGAACGATATGACATGGAGATGAAAGTGAAGAAATCCAACAAAGAg ATCGATGACCTGAAGATGAAGGTCCAGGATCTGAACGGCAGGTTTAAGAAGCCCACTCTGAGGAGGGTGAGGATGTCGGCGGACGCCATGTTGGCTGCCCTGCTGGGCTCCAAACATAAAGTGTCCCTAGACCTGAGAGCCAACCTGAAACAGGTGAAAAAAGAGCTGAAAGAGGAG GAGAAGCAGACAGGCGACTGGAGGAAGAAAATCGAAGATAAAGCCGGGATGGACGGTAGAAAGAAGATGTTTGAGGCAGAGGCTTAA